The stretch of DNA CCTCAAGTGCGGAAACGATTACGATTGAGTATTTACTTTCGCTCGGCTCGGTAGACGATACCCGCACCGTTGTACAGGGCTGGATGCAGGTTGACCTTTCCGCGCCGAAACTTGTCACACCGGTGCCGCGCACCGTGCCGCAAAACAACCTGCTGATTTTAGAGGCCAACCAGTTTATCAAAGAGCGCATTATCACCAATATCGGCGATTATGATGTGTGGTACGGCGATGAAAACGTCAATGCCGCACAGATGCGCGGCTCACCGCTGCCGGTGGGTTCTTCCTGTGTCATTAACTGCTGGGGCGCAATCTGTTTTCAGGCTGCCGCCGGCGACGGCTTAATTTCCATGAACAATGTTTTAAAATTCACCTGATGAAATTCCGGTATGTCATTTTAATTTTTTCAGCACTGGCCGCCGGTGCGTTTGCGCAGTCCAGTGCGCCGGCGTCATTAGGCGCAAGACAGCCGCGCATTGTCATTCCGTACATAGAGCCGCCGGCCTATATCGGGCAGACGAATGTCATTACCACCAATACATCGATTTACACAGTCACCAATACGACCTACACGGAGACAGTGATTCAAATCCCGGTAGAGAGCGGCGGCGTTACCAATGAGTACAGCGTCATTGGCGGGATCACGCCGGTGAGTGAGATTGTCACACACACCAATACGGTGATTGTGACCAATTCCGTACCGCTGGAAAATCCCTATAAAAATCTGAAATACTGTGATTTTGTTTTAAAGGCGGTTGGACAGCGCTTGCAGGACGGTGAATATAATGCGAACGGGAATTTTACCCCGTTTCTTTACGTCTACGCATCGGCCTATCAAATTCATCAGCCGATGGAAGATACTGATGCAAAAGTTTTTTATTTAAACTCTTCACGCCAGGGTGTGGATCGTTTTCAGCGCGTGGAATATGTCCACAGTAACGGCCTTCAATCCGCATCCGGGAACTGCGCCGGCGCCATTGAAATTTATCCATCGATTAAAGGCAAGGGCGGGTGGATGAAGCAGGGCAATCCCAACATCAAATGGATCTGTTTTTTATCGAACGGAATTGATTTTTACCGCGACCCTGACAGCGGAAATCCAATGCCGTTTGACGTGGCGGTTGAGTGGGTAGACAAAATCCCCAAAGCAGGGGAATGGAATTAGCAGTGAAAGGAACAGGAATGAAGAAAAGGATTATTGGAATGCTGGTTGTGTTGAGCGGGTTTATCAGTTTTTCGCAGGACGCGCTGAACAGAGAAGAGTGGCAGGTGCGGGTTGCGTCGGCGGCGGAGTCCGGCGGTGCGGATGCTGTACTTTTGCTTTTAAATGAACCCAACGCACCGAAGTTTATGATTTATAGAAATGCGCTTAGAACTCTGCCGGAAAATCAGCGCGTCGCATCCGCGACAGAATGGATCCATGAGGACACAGACCGGTATTATTGTCTGATCGATCTTCTTAGTCCGGGTAAAGTCCGCAATGATATTTTACTGAAATATTATCAATCAAAAATCAATCTGCCGTTAAAATATATTTCACGTTTCAACGTCAATATTGCGACAGCGGATGAGTGTATCGCGTTTTATGATGCAGTTTTAAAAAACACGGCGTTGACGGATGAGACAAGAGAAGAGTTAGGAAAAATCAAAGGCGAACTGCTCAAACTGAAAGCGCAATAATGAAACGTCTTGCCGCTATATGTGCATTGATTGCGGCGGTTGCCGGCGGGCAGGGGGATACTGAAATCCTGCCCGGCATTGAACTTTCTGTGATGGAGTTAACCGTCCAGCGGCTGGAGTTCATGCGTGTGCTCTATCAGCAGATAGATGCGGTTGAAGTGGCTTTAAAAAAACTGACACCCGCGCAACTCCGGCACCTGGCAACGGCGTTAAACCGGACAGCCCTGTTTGAAGCGCATACGCTTTCGCGTCTGACGCGGCACCGTACATCACGGGAAAATTATCTCTATTACCGTATCGCTGAAATCCGCAACGTCGCTAAAACCGACCCGGACAAAGCCGAACAGATGATCAATGCCGTCGTGGAATATTTCCGGCAGTTTGGAGTTGAGCTTTGAAATCCATTGAAGAGATTGCACTGGAGAAATACGGCACGAAAGTGCTCGGCAATTTAACCGAAGCGCAGGTCATTACCGTACGCGACGCATACGCCGGTCAATTCGGCCTTTCATGGGACGAATACACAAAACTGACGCCCGAAGCGCGTAAACAGCTTGGACTGGTTGCGTCCGGGTACGACTTTAATGCCGGTGTAGATACTATGGCGCGTGTTCTGCGCTTAGAAAAACTGAAAAGCTATTTTAACGGCATGAACGGAGCAGGGCGCATCGTTCTGATTGCCGCTGCCGCCGGCGCCGTCTGGCTATTTTTGCCGCAACTCAAAGCCCTGCCGAAGCAGGTACGAAAGGCCGTCAGTTAATGAGTGACGAATCAAAAATTATTGATATTGGAGTACCGCAGTCCCTTCACTTATCAGGAGAAGAGTTAAGGGATGCAATTCTCAACGGCACAATTATATCACAAGCGCCGATATATTTTGATAATCCGGCGGAAAGTGGAACGAAGCCTTTTAAAAAATGGGCAATCATTGCGGCGGCAATTATCGGCGGATATTTAATTTTTAGGAAAAAATGAGCGTAGAAGCGATTTTATCACTGCTCGGCCTTCTTTTTACCGGTTTCGGCACTGTCGGCGTTTATCTGCTTTCCGGCATTCGCTCGGATATGCGCGACTTCTGGGCCGAGCACCGCCGGCTTGAGGAACGGGTCAACGAACACATCACCAACACCAAAATTCACAAGGAGTAAACCGTATGAAAAAAATACTATTGGCTGTCATTGATTCACTCTTTGCACGGCTCAAACCGGCGCACGTACGCGCAGCATTTTATTTCGCGATTGCCGCCGTGGAAAAACACGTCCGCAAAACAAAAAACGAAATCGACGACCAGCTGCTGCTGCCGCTCATGGCAAAAATGCGCGAAGCATTGGATGAATCCAAGGCGGAATAAATGCGTGAAACGCTGGTCACCATCATCGTGGCCGTCATTATCGGCATTGTCAGCCTGTTACTTGACCGGCGCGATAAACGGAAAAAAGAGCGTGAAACTTCCAAGGACCATACTGCCAGTCCTGACCGTGTTGCTGCTGCTCGGCAGCGGGTGCGGGATATTAAAAATCAAACCGACCGCGGTTTATAACCCGGCCGCCATCTATAGAAGTCCGCCCGAAGGCTTTTTCGCGGACGATTTGCAAGTGTACACCGGTGGCGGTCAATGGGAGCGCGTGGGTAAAATGTGGATTCCACCAAGCGTTGAACTGGTACGACCTGAATAAAAATTTACCGGTTTCCGGCGGCGCGGCAATGAAGTAAAAAAAGTCATAAAATCATGCGCGACCTCACCGGAAACCGGAATTTCCTGTTTAGATTCTGTATAAATTGAGGTGCTGTGGATAACTCTATACAAGCGGTCACTTATCCACAGGAAACCCACAAAACACTGTATATTGTGGCGGTTTCTAACTATAATTAGACATAAGATATAAACTGTACGTACAGAATACGTACTTGACACGTTTATCAGTTTTTGGATTACTCGCAGCCAAGATAAAAAGACGTAACAGATACGTAGAAAGTAGGTAGTTGAATATGGTAATAAAAGATAATACTGTTCTCCGTATGGGTAGAACTACCGATAAGACGACATACGGACAGGTTCAAATCCCGAAAACAGACTACGCTAAAATGCTCATGCACGCAAAACACACTGGACTAGGGAGTTTTTCGAAATGGGCGTACGCAGTTTTGATTCGTGAGATGAAAAAACCTGTTCATATCCCTTTGCCGTAATGGAAACTCTTACGTTTTCTTGTCGCGTGTTTTTTTTATCAACCCGTACGTACAATGTACCGATACAAACCTCTCACTTTAAGCCGCCTTATGACTGAAAAACATGAACTCAGAAACACGGGCAACCGTGCTGACCCTCAAAATCGGCCACAGCATAAGGCGGCTTCTTTTTTAACCAACCCGGAAAGGAGCAGGGCATGAATATACTTGTAGGATTGATTATTTTTTTCGCAAGCGTTGTTCCGCTTGTCAGTCTGATTCTGCTCCGTTGCGCTCTGCATGACGTTCTATCCGTTCTAGAAGTTCTTTATTCGCGCGCTTCAACTTTTTCCAGTCACGCAGAGCCAGGCTGCCAAGAACAAGCCCTGTAATCAATATAACGCAATTAACTATGATTAAAATTTTTAAAATGCCCATCGCCTTGCTCCCTTGTTTGTTTGTTTTGCATCCCTTCGAACATACAGGGGCGGGGCGGTGGGCATCAATCTCTAAACCCAACCCGGAAAGGAGCCTGGCATGATCACGCTCCTGCTCATTTTAAACACGCTGATGCTTGTGTTTTTAATTTCGCCGGTTCTGTTTTTTGTATTAACCGGCGTTACGGTTTTCCTGTTTTTGATTTTGCTGCTTCTGGCTCTTTACGAAATCGGATGTTCTGAATGAAAAATCTAAGAGATATAATTATCGCCGTTTTACTATTCGACTATTTCGGACGTGAAGTTTTGATGTTGGTCAAAAAACCTCAAATACTTAAATGCCTTCCGGCCGCCGTCATATCCATTTCCGCTATTGTGGGCGCATTGGTCTTATTCGTGCTTTTTCTCGTTAAATTATTGTTTTTCTAATCCAAAAACCGAAAGGAGCAGGGCATGAACATCCCTCTTACGTTAACACAGCAAGAATACGATTACCTCAGAGTGCTCTTGATTGAAGAAGAAGACAGGCTGGGGAAAATTGAGCCGATTAAAAATATTTGCGGTATTCACGGGCAGCTGGAAAAGCTTGCATTCAATTTAGATTTACAGAGCAAACTGAACGATCAGTGGTGTGAAAGCAGGATGAGGGCGTAATGTATTCGGCCCGGGTACTTCAAAACTGCGAGCGCTGGCTGCTTGAGCCGCGTGTGGTCATGAAGTGGCGCTGCCGCGGCGATCAGAAAGCGGACGGCACGGTTTACAGGGAATACACCGAATTTCACTGTGTTTTTTTGAACGGCATTAAGCTGTTCGAGCACACCGACCGGGCTGCGTGCGATCAGTTTGTCGCCGATTTTAAAGCCGGCCGGTCTTACTCCGAACCATTAACCCACGGGGCGGGAATATGAGCAGACGACGTTTCAGACGCGACGACCGGATTGAAGCTGTCGGCTATTCCGGCAGCTGGGAAACTGCCCGGTTTGGAAACTACGGCGGGCGCGGTGACGTGTGGATTGTTTTTGAAAATGCACACCGTCCGGCGCGCGTTCCGTTATCAAAAATCAGAAAGGCGGAAACATGCACGGCGTAAAACAAGACCGTTTAATCTGCGGCGAGCGGTGTCGCGTGTGGTCGGACAGAGGCGGAGTAATCAACACGGGCATATTTGTTAAATACCGGAACAGTTGCGCCGTTATCTCGGTTGACGGCGGCGGACTTATCAGTGTCGAAGGGCGGTTAGTCACAAGATGAATTTACGGGGACGGCGGCGGCAAACAACAGGTGAACAGGATAGGGCAATGCTGGAGAGCAACCTGAGCGGTTCACCGGCGAAAAGGCAAGCTGCCGCCGTCCCTTTTTCCTGCGCCGCGCTTTTTGTGCGCCGTGACAGCATTTATAAAACAATGCCGGGCATAGATTGCTACGATATTGAACGAGACGCCCGGCACTATGCCGGCCGGTTGCCGGTTATCGCTCATCCGCCCTGCCGGGCATGGGGAAGTCTGCGTCACGTTGCAAAGCCGCGTCCGGATGAAAAGGAGCTGGCAGTTTTTGCCGTTAAATCCGTCCGGCGGTGCGGCGGCGTTCTGGAACATCCGGCGCGGTCAACCCTTTGGATTCATTGCGGTTTGCCGCGTCCGGGCGATTGTCCTGACAGATTCGGCGGCTTCACCGTTGCGCTTGAACAATTCTGGTTTGGACACCGGGCGCAAAAACAAACGTGGATTTATATTTGCGGAATTTCGCCGGCGGATGTGCCGCCGATTCCGTTTAAGCCGGGCAAGGCGGAATATGTCATTTCCGTAGACGGCGCAAAGCGGCGGGCAGAACGCGGAATTGGGCATTTACCGCCGCGCAAACAGGTTTCGAAGGCAGAGCGCGAGCAGACACCGCTCGCTTTCGCGGTTTTTCTGGTCTCCATTGCTTGCCTTTCGCGCAAAGCGGGAAACTCCCGCCCGGAGGGCGGAACCGCATGATTGGCCGTTTGTCCAGCGGCGGCGCGTCCGCGCCGCGAAACGGGGGCATTCTGAATAACATGCCCCCTCCAAACCCCCAAAGCACTTATTGGGCGGGAATTGATCAATTAACGGTTATGTATCAGATTCATTGGGGGGAAGCGTGGGGAAGTCTCCGTAATTTGCTGGAAAAATATCAGACAGCGGCGATGGACCGGCAGGAGGGAATCGAGGCGCCGGAGTTTGGCGGGCGCGTTCGCTGCTGGGGCGGTTCGATTGCCAAGAAGAAATGCCGATTCGGTATCGAACGCGATGATTCAATTATTCTGATCTCTGATAATCATACCTACGCCGGCACATGGCCGAATGTAAAAGTCGAAATTTCCGGCGAGCGGTGTCTTGTGTATGAGGGCGGGGCAGATGCGGCGATGAAGTCCGCCGGGCATTTTCTGGAAACGCTCGGCGCACGGATTGATAAGGAGTCAGTCAGCCGTGTGGACTATTGCGCCGATTTTACAGATGTGAATATTAAGCGTTACGTCGTGGATTATATGAAACGCCGCTGGACGTGCCGGTCGAGGATTCATAAACCGATTTTAAACCCGGACGGCATATCGCTCTATTTCGGCACCGACCCGCTGATTTTGCGCATTTATGACAAGCTCGGCGAAATGAAAAGTTCTGCACTGCGCGGTGCGCCGGCGAAATATGAGCACATGATTCTAAAACGCTGGGGCGGGACAGAGCCGGAAAGTGCTATGCGCGTAGAATTTCAGTGTCGCCGCGGCTGGCTTGGGAAAAACGGCGTAAAAGATTATTGTTCGCTCGTTCAGCTCTCACCGGCAATTCTGGCGTATTTAACCGGCGTGTCCGATGAACGCTGGTTTCGCTTTCTGACTGAAAAACCTGATCATAAGCACCCGGAACGCAACGAAACGTCACCGCGCTGGCGAATGGTTCAGGACGCATTTTTAAATCAGTTTAACTGGACTGAAAACCTTGTTCAGATCGACCCGAACCGTGCGGACATTGAGGCTCTTTTGAAACAGGCTTTAGGAGTGTTGGAATGTGCGGCGAGCAACCGCGGTTACTTCATTCCTGAAAAATCATCTACGGCACCGGAAAAATACCGCTTCAAGGATTATAACCATTTTGAAAAATGGTTTTGCGTGATGCTGCGCAACGTGGCGGCGGATTCCGGGCGGTGGAACGTACCGAAACTCGGATATCAAGAAGGGGATGATCCCATTCTTGATGAACTGGAGTTCATTGAACAACGCATAAACCAAAGGAGCATAGAGTATGAATAGAGTTATATTGAAAGGCAATCTGACCCGCGACCCTGAAATCCGCCGCACACAGGACGGCACGGCCGTTTGTGAAATCGGCTTGGCAGTGAATGAGAAGTTTAAAAATAAAGCCGGCGAGGTGAAAGACAGGGTTTTATTTATCGACGTCAACTTTTGGGGCAAGCGTGCGGAGTGCATTGAACAGTATTTTGAAAAAGGTTCTCCGGTTATTGTTGAGGGAAAACTTCAACTCGACCAATGGGAAAATGACAAAGGAGAGAAGCGTTCAAAAATCACTGTACGCGGTGAAAACTTTGATTTTTGCGAACGGTCAAAGAATAAGCCGGCCCCGGATGATGGTGATATCCCGGCGCCGGTATCGGACGACGATATTCCATTTTAAACCGGAAATTTCCTCCCGGGATTAACCGGCAAGGGGGGTGGGGTAAAATAGACAGTCTAAATTACCCCGTAGGCAAAAAGGAAAAATTGTGCGGCGCGGTTCGATTCCCGCCGCCGGAAAGGATAAAGAATGAGTGATAAAATACTTGATTTAAACCAGTCACCGGAAACGGGGATGAAAGTGACGGCGGATTTTTTAAAAGAGTCTGCGCCGGAAATTCCGGCGGTACTGGAAAAACCTGATATTTCGGAAATTCCGCCGGTGGATTCCAAAGGAACCGTTTTTGATTCTGCTATTCACAAACTGGATCATAGCGGCGAACCTGTGACCGGCAGCAAAGGGCAGTTTCTTTTGAAGCCGGAAGCGAAGAAAAGCGTGTTTAAAAAAATAAGGGAACGTGCAACTGACTTCTGGAACGGAAAAGAGCGGGAAATACCGGCGGCGGAAAAATCTGATGTTCCGCTTTCCGACCATGAACTGCCGCCGGAATCAGCGGAATTTCAGCCGGAAAAACCGGAAATTTCCGGAAAAATCGGAAAAACCGGAATTTCCGCCAGTGCCGAAAATTCCGCCGAACTCTTTTTTCTGGGCGGCTCGGTAATTCTCGGCGTGGAATTTCTGAATCAGCGCCGGAATTTTCATCCGCAAGTGGCAGAACTCATTACCGACTACGAACGCCGTACCGGTAAAGAGATTGATCTTCCGCCGGGCGTTGCTTTATCGCTGGGGCTCGGACGGATTGCCTATGAAATCGCCCAGCGTGAACCGGCGTGCAAAGCGCGTTTTGACGCCGGCGCGAAAGTGATTCGTAATAATGCCATGAAGTATGTGGGCAGAAAACTGCCGTTTTTTAAAAACCGTGAACATTCCAGTGAAGAGAGCGGGGGCGGCAATGATTAAGTTTCGCGGTCATACGCTGGTCATTGGCGCGACCGGCACCGGCAAGGGCGTTTTAACCGCTTCACAGGCGCGTCAATGGATGGCGGCGGGAATGAAAGTTTATCTGCTGTGTAATAAACAATCAGAGTATGATGATTTTCCGGCCGATTTTAAAACGATGTATCAGGAACGGTTTATTGAAAAAGTGAAAGAACTGAAAGCGCCGGAAAAAGGTTTCGTCAATACGATGTGCGTCATTGATGAAGCGTGGGACTGGGGTTGGAAAGGCAGGGGCGGGCTGCAATTCATTCCGAACGCTTCACGGGCGCACGGCGTGGAAATGTGGGTGCAAAGTCAATTCCCGACTCAAATGGCGCCGACGGTGCGCGCGAACTGCCAGAATGTTTTTTGCTTTTTGCTGCAGGAACCGTCGGCGGTGGAGTGGGCCGGCCGAAGCTACGGCCCTGAATTTAAATATGTCGCCGATTTGAAGCCCGGACAGTATATCGGCAAGCGCGGTTTAAATCCGCCGTTCACCGGCTGGGCGTGGCATACCGATGCAAACGGAAATTTTAAAAGCGTTTAAAATGGCGAAACGTGAACATTGCGGAATATATCAAATGCGGTTTGAGCGGCTGTGGGCGGCGTTGGCAATGTGTGACGCAAAAAAGGCCGGTGAAATGTCGCCGACGCTGGTTGCCGGAATTATCGGGTGTTCAGTTCGCCATGCTCAAAGATTGATTCGACGGAAAATCCGTTATATTGTATCAAAAAAATGGAGGTGATTATGACAACCACAGTACAGATTAGTGAAAACTTAATAAAACAAGCCAAAAAACAAACCGGCAATAAAACAGAAAAAGGTGCAGTTGAAAAGGCGATTACTCAGTATCTGAAATATGAAAAAATCCGGCAGGAATTTACATCATTAAAACATTCGGTGGATATGAAATGAGTAAAGCACTGGTTGACACGGATTTTTTGTCTGAATATTTTGGACGAAGCCATAACCTTTATTCAAAAAAGGCACTTGAGTATTTGGATTTTTTATTTGGAACAGAATCTGTTGCGGTGTGTGGACATGTATATCAGGAAATTTTATATGGTATACGAGCCGGACATGTTGGAAGATTTTTGAAAATTAGAAACAAACTTTCACCGTACGTCATTATTCCAACTCGTAAAGAGTATGATCTGGCGATAGAAATATCTAGAAAACTCACAACAAGCGGTATCCAGATGTCAATCGCTGATATTATGAACTGTTCAATATCTATATCAAAAGGCTGGACAATTTTGGCCGTAGACAAAGATTATGAAAATGCAGAAAAAGTTGAAAAACGAATCATTTTAAATCTTTTTAAATAAATGTCGTAGAGAAATTCAAGAAAATTAGTTCTCAACCCACTGTAAACAGTGGGTTTTTTTGTTTTTCGGTATAGAAAATTCACCATAAATGACGAACCGCATTTTTCCGTGTCATACTTGTTCTAGAAATCTTCAAGGCTTCCGGCGCACGGTGCGACCGGTGCCGGAAACAAGGAGAAGGAAGGAACAGGATGAAGAAGATAGTCAGTCAGAAAGCCCTGAAAACGATCGGGCTTGTCATTGTGGGCATTTTTGCCGCGAACGAACTCAGGCCGCTGTATCAGAAAGCGCGCAATGTGGTCATTAAGCCGAAAGGGGATGCATAATGATCCGTAAACCTGTAAAAATCGGCAGTATTCACGCCGACGACGGCGCGGTGAAGGATTTAGCGATTCCCACCGGTCACCGTGGAACCTATTGCAGTTTCTATTTTATGCCGTATGACGCCGATACACCGGTATCGGATACAGCCGTTGTGCTGGATGCGGTGGAAAAGCTGACGCTGGAAGCGACCAGTCATACCGAAGGCGGTTTTCAGATTTTAAACGACGTGACGCCGGAGTTTTTGTATTTCCGCGAGCAGTACTATGCACAGCAGCGCGGCATAACGAATACCGGTTCAATCATCACGTATGACCCGTCTGCCGCACAGCGCGGCGGTGAAGCGGCGGCGAATATCCGCAATATCGGCACCGCCGATTTATCGGACATGAATCTGCGCATGACGTTTAAGAGCACGGTGGCTGATCTGACCCGTATTGATGTCTATGCGGACATTGATTACAACCTGAAAGCCAAAATCGGCGTTCACAACCGCATTGCGCATGTGACCGCGCCGGTACCGGCCGCCGGCGGCGTGGTGGAAATCACCAACCTGCCGTGTGTCGACGGGCGTTATGCCTATGAAACAATGATCATTCAGGAACCGTCCAAACTGACCGCTGATAGGACATCACTGGTCGTGAACGGCTCTGACTGGCAGTTCCGCGACATTCCGCGCAAACTCTTTGAGCGCATGCAGGTTGAAGCCTGCCGCAAACCGCAGTCCGGTTTTGCAGTCTATGACTTTGCGAAAGAAGACAGTCCGCTGTACTTCCTGCCGGGCGGGATGGCTGAACTCAAACTGATTCCGGAATTTACCGCCGCAGGCGGCGCGACCGCCGGCAGTGCCAAAATCTGGTTTGAACTGCTGCGGGTGGCGTAATGAGCTTGTTGTCCGACTTTTGGAGCGGAGCGAGCGGATTTGTAGGCGGCTTGCTGGACAGTGACGCCGGCAAGTCCGCGCTTCAAATCGCCGAACAGGCCGCCCTGAACGAGATCAATAAGCAGTCGAAAACCGACACGAAAGAGACACCGGCGCCGGTGGTGAATATTACAACGACCGGCGGTGAGTTTCCTAAGTGGGTGATTCCGGCGGCGATTGGCGGCGTTGGATTATTAGCGCTGATTTTATTTATCCCTAAAAAAAGGAGATAGGTATGGCCATTCCAGCCGCTGCTGTCTCTGCCTTTATGGGTGGAATGTCGGGTTCAGCTCCCGCGACGTCTTCGTCCAGTGCGATTGCCGGTCACGGTGAAATGAATTTCAACCGGAAACAGAACAATACGGTTTTAATTATTTCGATTGCCGTAGCCGCCGTTTTTATTGTGGCGATTTTTAAAAGGTAACGTATATGGCCTTCGGTTCAAAAAGCAGCTCGAAATCTTATGCCTGGGACAACCGTTCCATGGCGTCTGATACGGCGATTGCAGCGGGCGGGAACAGCGGGATTGTGACGCGCTATGAGTCCGGCGGACTTACATTTAATGCGGCCAAAAAAACCAACTGGCTTTCGGTTGGAATAGCGGCGGCGATCGGGCTGGGGATTTGGAAATTTCCGCCGACGCGCAAACTGTTAAAACGGATTTTAAAATAATGGCATCCATTGGTCAGAAATCGACGACGACATCGAGTATAAACGCTCCATCCGCCAGCGAAATTATTTCAATCGCCGGTGCCGGAAATCAGATTATCAAAGAAGATAATATGATGATGACCGACAACGCGAAAGTTGTCACCGGCAACAATTATGAACTGGGTTTAGGTTCGACCCTCACCGATTACGGCGGAATTGGCGGCGATCTGGTGAGCGGCACGAAAGCGGGCGGTGATATTATTGACGGGATCAAACTTGAGTCCGGTTCAAGTTTTTACGTCACGGATATGAGCGACAATACACAAGGCCTGTTAAGTCAGGCCATGAACATGGTTTCGCTCAACGCTAATAATTATATGGCGTTTGCCGCCGGGCGCGATCCCAACGCCGCGCTGGCCGATCAATCTAATGAGATTTACGCCCGGACGGCCGGAGTATCGGCGGCATGGAGCGGCGTGAGCAAAGTATTTACACCGGCCCGGATTGCAGCAGCTGCTGCTGCTGTTTTCGGGATTTGGTGGCTTTTGAAAGGGCGTGGCAAATGATCAGCATTAATCAGAAAAGCGGCAGGCTCACGCTCAAACCTTTGCAGACAGTCGACATACCGTTTACCGGT from Kiritimatiellales bacterium encodes:
- a CDS encoding Vpu is translated as MGILKILIIVNCVILITGLVLGSLALRDWKKLKRANKELLERIERHAERNGAESD
- the ssb gene encoding single-stranded DNA-binding protein, which translates into the protein MNRVILKGNLTRDPEIRRTQDGTAVCEIGLAVNEKFKNKAGEVKDRVLFIDVNFWGKRAECIEQYFEKGSPVIVEGKLQLDQWENDKGEKRSKITVRGENFDFCERSKNKPAPDDGDIPAPVSDDDIPF
- a CDS encoding type IV secretory system conjugative DNA transfer family protein; the encoded protein is MIKFRGHTLVIGATGTGKGVLTASQARQWMAAGMKVYLLCNKQSEYDDFPADFKTMYQERFIEKVKELKAPEKGFVNTMCVIDEAWDWGWKGRGGLQFIPNASRAHGVEMWVQSQFPTQMAPTVRANCQNVFCFLLQEPSAVEWAGRSYGPEFKYVADLKPGQYIGKRGLNPPFTGWAWHTDANGNFKSV
- a CDS encoding type II toxin-antitoxin system VapB family antitoxin, producing MTTTVQISENLIKQAKKQTGNKTEKGAVEKAITQYLKYEKIRQEFTSLKHSVDMK
- a CDS encoding PIN domain-containing protein, producing MSKALVDTDFLSEYFGRSHNLYSKKALEYLDFLFGTESVAVCGHVYQEILYGIRAGHVGRFLKIRNKLSPYVIIPTRKEYDLAIEISRKLTTSGIQMSIADIMNCSISISKGWTILAVDKDYENAEKVEKRIILNLFK